The Verrucomicrobiia bacterium genome has a window encoding:
- the malQ gene encoding 4-alpha-glucanotransferase, protein MNAAEPHTSTKEYEEFLSSPLSRQWQKTGTRRRAGVCVPLFSLHSAQSLGVGEYPDLTRLADWCAQTGLSLIQLLPLNDVGFDFRPYDGQSSFALEPLYLNVEQIEGVDPKPYRAKIEELRKNFPLSRPRVDYGIKRAKLALLRAMFDACGGKFPEAFGKFAESQRYWLEDYALFRVIKDKHPGSWESWPEEYRQRHEGVLARLRGEEKEGLRFYEWLQWQCCEQFRKAKAHALGKGVLILGDLPLLVSRDSADVWARQNYFKLDRVSGAPPDLYIAEGQRWGMPPYNWEEIAAHGHEYTIQKVRYAQNFYDLFRIDHVVGLFRLWTIAVHEPLQNAGKYGVFDPQNEALWEEHGKKIIDVMVSNTDMLPCAEDLGVVPECSYKTLREYAMPGMDVQRWTRHWESQGEFKAPSEYRKNSLALMSTHDMSIFLGWWNYEVGTADEGLFDNMCRTHHMDPAAMKQKLFEPPVYGRLRWKKEISSPDALAYALERPHDHIRAFLDLHRLSFHEKEQFLGYLGCRETPPVREFVRKSLEKASESRAVFCIQLIHDWLSLGDYFDADPWHARINFPGTVNDGNWSFRSPVSLEALQALEGINKQILEINKKTVRI, encoded by the coding sequence ATGAACGCAGCCGAGCCTCATACGTCGACGAAGGAATATGAAGAGTTCCTGTCCTCGCCCCTGTCCCGGCAATGGCAGAAAACAGGAACCCGCCGGCGCGCGGGCGTGTGCGTTCCTCTTTTTTCGCTGCACTCCGCCCAGAGCCTCGGAGTCGGCGAATACCCGGACCTCACAAGGCTGGCGGACTGGTGCGCGCAGACGGGCCTGAGCCTGATCCAGCTTCTTCCTTTGAACGACGTGGGCTTTGACTTTCGTCCCTACGACGGCCAAAGCAGCTTTGCCCTCGAGCCGCTTTATCTGAATGTGGAACAGATCGAAGGCGTGGATCCGAAGCCTTACCGCGCGAAGATCGAAGAGCTGCGGAAAAACTTTCCGCTGAGCCGGCCGCGCGTCGATTACGGGATCAAGCGCGCCAAACTCGCGCTTCTGCGCGCCATGTTCGACGCTTGCGGCGGAAAATTTCCGGAAGCCTTCGGCAAGTTCGCAGAGTCCCAGCGCTATTGGCTCGAGGATTACGCGCTTTTCCGCGTGATCAAGGACAAGCATCCCGGGTCCTGGGAAAGCTGGCCCGAAGAATACCGGCAAAGGCATGAAGGCGTTTTGGCCCGTCTGCGCGGCGAAGAAAAGGAAGGTCTGCGCTTTTACGAATGGCTGCAGTGGCAGTGCTGCGAGCAATTCCGCAAGGCCAAGGCCCACGCTCTCGGCAAAGGCGTGCTGATCCTGGGCGACCTGCCGCTCCTTGTTTCGCGCGACAGCGCGGACGTGTGGGCGCGGCAGAACTATTTCAAGCTGGACCGCGTTTCCGGCGCGCCGCCCGATCTTTACATTGCCGAAGGGCAGCGCTGGGGCATGCCTCCTTACAACTGGGAAGAGATCGCGGCGCACGGCCATGAGTACACCATCCAGAAAGTCCGCTACGCGCAGAATTTTTACGACCTGTTCCGCATCGACCACGTCGTGGGGCTTTTCCGCCTCTGGACCATCGCCGTCCACGAACCGCTTCAGAACGCGGGCAAATACGGGGTCTTCGATCCTCAGAACGAGGCGCTTTGGGAAGAGCACGGAAAAAAAATCATCGATGTGATGGTCTCCAACACGGACATGCTTCCTTGCGCCGAGGACCTGGGCGTTGTCCCGGAGTGCTCGTACAAAACCCTGCGGGAGTATGCGATGCCCGGAATGGACGTGCAGCGCTGGACGCGGCATTGGGAGTCACAGGGGGAATTCAAAGCGCCGTCCGAGTACCGGAAAAACTCGCTGGCGCTCATGTCCACGCATGACATGTCAATCTTCCTCGGCTGGTGGAACTACGAAGTCGGCACCGCGGACGAGGGGCTCTTCGATAATATGTGCCGCACGCATCACATGGATCCCGCGGCCATGAAGCAAAAACTGTTCGAGCCGCCGGTCTACGGCAGGCTGCGCTGGAAAAAGGAAATTTCCAGTCCGGACGCGCTGGCATATGCGCTGGAGCGCCCGCACGATCACATCCGCGCCTTTTTGGACCTCCACCGGCTTTCGTTCCACGAAAAGGAACAATTCCTGGGCTATCTGGGCTGCCGGGAAACGCCGCCCGTGCGGGAGTTCGTGAGAAAGTCCCTTGAAAAAGCCTCAGAAAGCCGCGCCGTTTTCTGCATCCAGCTGATCCACGACTGGCTTTCGCTGGGCGACTATTTCGACGCCGATCCCTGGCATGCGAGAATCAATTTTCCCGGCACGGTCAATGACGGGAACTGGAGCTTTCGCAGCCCTGTGTCCCTGGAGGCGCTTCAGGCGCTGGAAGGCATCAACAAACAAATTCTTGAAATTAACAAGAAAACGGTCAGAATCTAA
- a CDS encoding histidine kinase translates to MAKYDKAVALAGELNVGEEDILHILPKIRMASQAMMNGEFSKADTILGEALEDLALINSQRPEHLQRTFRLEWLEIYREIIQKYAILALLAFLLIRVPYFRRMLHADRISVMGKVYLAMMTVITALFFSFFDVSRYGESAWAFFDIQVVLLAIGGLLGGLWPGVLSGFLVGAFRWVLNPELHVYFWIALAAGTLGGLGARSIRSFRNTAKAGLLTGAAAGTLHGALVYIPLARELSWTYALMSILFLALMEGGAVFVFLAVVSGILREDHRREMETELLQTKLLFLQAQISPHFLFNALNTISAICHRENAHEARKLVLNLADFFRRAIKRVDDKITLREELGYIDSYLELEKARFQERLRVEKVIEIPEALWNAKIPFLVLQPLVENAIKHGISKKEEGGRLTIRISESGKCLEVEVKDDGAGADADTMEKILSREYASGEFGIGLQNINQRLVRLYGKAHRLKFSGKAGQGLSVTVRLPVSQGEK, encoded by the coding sequence GTGGCCAAATACGATAAGGCCGTGGCCCTTGCCGGGGAGCTGAACGTCGGGGAAGAAGACATCCTCCACATCCTTCCCAAAATCCGGATGGCTTCTCAGGCCATGATGAACGGCGAATTTTCGAAAGCGGACACGATCCTGGGAGAAGCGCTGGAAGACCTCGCGCTCATCAACTCGCAGCGCCCCGAACACCTTCAAAGAACTTTCAGGCTGGAATGGCTGGAGATCTACCGCGAAATCATTCAGAAATACGCGATCCTCGCGCTCCTTGCTTTTCTCCTGATCCGTGTTCCGTATTTCAGGCGCATGCTGCACGCGGACCGGATCTCGGTCATGGGCAAGGTGTATCTGGCCATGATGACCGTGATCACGGCGCTCTTTTTTTCATTTTTCGACGTGTCCCGTTACGGCGAATCCGCATGGGCTTTCTTCGACATCCAGGTCGTGCTCCTGGCCATCGGAGGCCTTCTGGGAGGCTTGTGGCCGGGCGTGCTTTCCGGCTTTCTGGTGGGAGCGTTCCGGTGGGTCCTGAATCCCGAGCTGCACGTTTATTTTTGGATCGCGCTTGCTGCGGGAACGCTGGGCGGTTTGGGCGCGCGCTCGATACGCTCGTTTCGCAATACGGCCAAAGCCGGCCTGCTCACCGGAGCCGCGGCCGGCACGCTTCACGGCGCGCTGGTCTACATCCCTCTGGCCCGGGAACTCTCCTGGACTTACGCCCTGATGAGCATTCTTTTTCTCGCTTTGATGGAAGGCGGCGCGGTTTTTGTTTTTCTGGCCGTTGTTTCCGGAATTCTGCGCGAAGATCACCGGCGTGAAATGGAAACGGAACTTCTCCAGACCAAACTCTTGTTCCTTCAGGCGCAGATCAGCCCGCATTTCCTGTTCAACGCGCTCAATACCATTTCGGCCATCTGCCACCGGGAGAACGCGCACGAAGCCCGCAAGCTCGTCTTGAACCTCGCGGATTTCTTCCGGCGGGCCATCAAGCGCGTGGACGACAAAATCACGCTGCGCGAGGAGCTGGGCTATATCGATTCCTACCTGGAGCTGGAAAAGGCGCGTTTCCAGGAAAGGCTCCGGGTCGAGAAAGTCATCGAAATCCCCGAAGCGCTTTGGAACGCGAAGATCCCATTCCTCGTCCTGCAGCCGCTTGTCGAAAACGCGATCAAGCACGGCATCAGCAAAAAAGAAGAGGGCGGCAGGCTCACGATCCGGATCTCGGAAAGCGGCAAATGCCTGGAAGTGGAAGTGAAGGATGACGGCGCGGGAGCCGATGCAGACACCATGGAAAAGATCCTGAGCCGGGAGTATGCTTCCGGAGAATTCGGCATCGGCCTTCAGAACATCAACCAGCGGCTCGTGCGGCTTTACGGGAAGGCGCATCGGTTGAAATTTTCGGGCAAGGCTGGGCAGGGGCTTTCCGTCACGGTGAGGCTGCCTGTATCTCAAGGGGAAAAATAA
- a CDS encoding DoxX family protein has translation MKKTLETALYLTMRFFLGGIYAYAGFLKLMEPHENFRGVLSHYEIIPPFLLDPLSRGLPWVEWIVGVFVILGYAPRLSSLVLGILSASLVAVLVSSPSFWGTAGGSCGCFGQYGPQLTTRQMAIVDLTNALIGFKFFFTSGHPFSLHNWLVRKDESSQA, from the coding sequence ATGAAGAAAACACTCGAGACCGCCCTTTACCTTACGATGCGCTTTTTCCTCGGCGGCATCTATGCTTATGCGGGATTCCTGAAACTGATGGAGCCTCACGAAAATTTCCGCGGGGTCCTCAGCCACTACGAAATCATCCCGCCTTTCCTGCTCGACCCGCTGTCCCGCGGATTGCCGTGGGTGGAGTGGATCGTAGGCGTTTTTGTCATTCTGGGATACGCGCCGCGGCTGAGCTCGCTTGTGCTTGGAATTCTGTCGGCCAGTCTCGTCGCGGTCCTGGTGTCGAGCCCGTCATTCTGGGGCACGGCCGGAGGTTCCTGCGGCTGCTTCGGCCAGTACGGACCGCAGCTCACCACGCGCCAAATGGCGATCGTTGATCTCACCAATGCCCTCATCGGTTTTAAATTCTTTTTTACCTCCGGTCATCCCTTCAGTCTTCACAACTGGCTTGTCCGCAAAGACGAATCCTCTCAAGCCTGA
- a CDS encoding diguanylate cyclase gives MSVLFLVVERDQDLSRFLSAVFPAPGHAVRRVSGIQEAEKELSRQSFDAVFMEAVLLEETSKDSFRALNQSFPAVPLVVVSDKPDREFDADALGENVFAMVSKPLNADSIKCLARQILRIRELSETVARLERQTCGGDLKNPITGLYNDQYLKERLGAEFQRAVRYFFSLSVVMIRPQLLDGEKAFSAWDEAGIPLRRFSDFLLSFSRRNDIVTDCGKERFLVMLPDTGKKGALVYARRFLEAAGRHDFGLPSGMRLNMSLGVASFPEDGVKAEANLLDLAERALDRAEKAGNNTIYAFRVLAAGDLQDIVNKKKPA, from the coding sequence ATGAGCGTTTTGTTTCTCGTAGTGGAACGAGACCAGGATTTATCCCGCTTTCTCAGCGCCGTTTTTCCCGCGCCGGGACATGCCGTGCGCCGCGTGTCCGGCATTCAAGAAGCCGAAAAAGAACTCTCGCGCCAGTCCTTCGACGCCGTTTTCATGGAGGCCGTCCTCCTGGAAGAAACTTCCAAAGATTCCTTCCGCGCCTTGAACCAGTCTTTCCCGGCGGTTCCTCTTGTCGTTGTTTCCGACAAACCGGACCGCGAATTCGACGCCGATGCCTTGGGCGAAAACGTTTTCGCCATGGTCTCCAAGCCGCTCAATGCCGATTCCATCAAATGCCTTGCCCGTCAGATCCTGCGCATCCGCGAATTGAGCGAGACCGTGGCGCGCCTGGAGCGCCAGACCTGCGGCGGGGACTTGAAAAACCCCATCACCGGCCTTTACAATGACCAGTATTTAAAGGAAAGGCTTGGCGCGGAATTCCAGCGGGCGGTCCGGTATTTTTTTTCTCTTTCGGTCGTCATGATCCGGCCGCAGCTCCTCGACGGCGAAAAGGCATTCTCCGCGTGGGATGAAGCAGGCATCCCGCTGCGCCGTTTTTCGGATTTCTTGCTGAGTTTTAGCCGCAGGAATGATATAGTCACCGATTGCGGGAAGGAACGGTTCCTGGTGATGCTGCCGGACACCGGGAAAAAAGGCGCGTTGGTTTACGCGCGGCGTTTTCTGGAAGCGGCCGGCCGCCATGACTTCGGCCTTCCGTCCGGAATGCGGCTGAACATGAGTCTCGGCGTCGCGAGTTTTCCCGAAGACGGCGTCAAAGCCGAAGCCAATCTGCTCGATCTCGCGGAAAGGGCGCTGGACAGAGCCGAAAAAGCGGGGAACAATACGATTTACGCGTTCCGGGTGCTTGCGGCCGGCGATTTGCAGGACATCGTCAACAAGAAGAAGCCGGCGTAG
- a CDS encoding ROK family protein: MKTAIGIDIGGTKISMVLGTPSGKILVHRRIPTRTGAETKACIAELKAAIREILHTAKAKKYKVLGIGIGAPGAVDSRTGIVPRSPHLKGWKGLPLARLLEKEFSLPVLMANDANAAAVAEKIFGQAKGCQHFIYMTVSTGIGGGIYTFGKLLEGANYVAGEIGHMIIVPDGNLCSCGNEGCLEAYSSGTAIARHAESQVRKGKRTILAARMDKQGFLTGRDVGEAATKRDSVAVKSFEKAGYYLGIGIANLLNIINPEKVILGGGVWASAPRRFEQIMMQSCRHHAWPEAVKKVKIVRSKLKGSVGDLGALALVFERLK, translated from the coding sequence ATGAAAACCGCAATCGGCATCGACATTGGCGGCACCAAAATTTCCATGGTTCTCGGAACTCCCTCCGGGAAAATCCTCGTGCACCGCAGAATTCCCACGCGCACCGGAGCCGAAACCAAGGCCTGCATCGCCGAGTTGAAAGCAGCCATCCGCGAAATCCTTCACACGGCCAAGGCCAAAAAATATAAGGTCCTGGGCATCGGCATCGGAGCTCCCGGCGCCGTGGATTCCAGGACCGGCATCGTGCCGCGGTCCCCGCACCTGAAAGGCTGGAAGGGACTTCCTCTCGCGCGCCTGCTCGAAAAAGAATTCTCACTTCCGGTCCTCATGGCCAACGACGCCAACGCCGCCGCGGTCGCGGAGAAGATTTTCGGGCAGGCCAAAGGCTGCCAGCACTTCATTTATATGACGGTTAGTACAGGCATCGGCGGAGGCATCTACACCTTCGGCAAGCTGCTCGAAGGTGCCAATTACGTGGCGGGGGAAATCGGCCACATGATCATCGTGCCGGACGGCAACCTGTGCAGCTGCGGCAACGAAGGCTGCCTCGAGGCTTACAGCTCGGGGACGGCCATTGCGCGTCACGCGGAATCGCAGGTGCGCAAAGGCAAGAGGACGATCCTCGCGGCGCGCATGGACAAACAGGGCTTTCTCACGGGGCGCGACGTGGGCGAGGCCGCGACGAAGAGAGACAGCGTGGCCGTGAAATCCTTCGAGAAGGCCGGCTATTACCTGGGCATCGGCATCGCGAACCTCCTCAACATCATCAATCCGGAAAAAGTCATCCTGGGCGGCGGCGTCTGGGCTTCGGCCCCGCGGCGCTTCGAGCAGATCATGATGCAGAGCTGCCGCCATCACGCCTGGCCCGAAGCCGTCAAAAAAGTGAAGATCGTGCGCTCGAAGTTGAAAGGCAGCGTCGGCGATCTCGGTGCGCTGGCGCTGGTGTTCGAGCGGTTGAAATGA
- a CDS encoding YSC84-related protein, producing MRRIFLFGLIVSMLSISWVPVSFAESDLRQRVAQAGASPYDQQRTKIRTMAQKTLSELYAVQPGAQQAIKNAQGYAVFSNFGMKILVAGGGKGAGIAVQNKTGRETFMKMVELQAGLGIGVKQFRLIWVFDTFTAFDSFVNSGWTLGAQATAAAQIKDVGGAYQGAIAVSPGVWLYQLTDNGLALELTAKGTKYYKDKDLNKGLRQPS from the coding sequence ATGAGGCGCATTTTTTTGTTCGGCTTGATCGTGTCGATGCTCAGCATTTCCTGGGTTCCCGTTTCTTTCGCGGAGTCCGACCTCCGGCAGCGGGTGGCGCAGGCCGGGGCCTCTCCTTATGATCAGCAGCGCACGAAGATCCGCACCATGGCCCAGAAAACGCTTTCGGAGCTTTATGCGGTGCAGCCGGGTGCGCAGCAGGCCATCAAAAACGCCCAGGGATACGCGGTCTTCAGTAACTTCGGCATGAAAATCCTCGTCGCGGGCGGAGGCAAAGGCGCGGGTATCGCCGTTCAAAACAAAACCGGCCGCGAAACCTTCATGAAAATGGTTGAGCTTCAGGCGGGGCTCGGAATCGGCGTCAAACAATTCCGATTGATCTGGGTCTTTGACACGTTTACCGCCTTTGACTCCTTCGTGAATTCCGGCTGGACACTCGGCGCGCAGGCGACAGCCGCCGCGCAAATCAAAGACGTGGGCGGCGCTTACCAGGGCGCCATTGCCGTTTCTCCCGGAGTCTGGCTGTACCAGCTGACCGACAACGGCCTTGCTCTCGAGCTCACGGCCAAGGGCACGAAATACTACAAAGACAAAGACCTGAACAAAGGGCTTCGGCAGCCTTCCTAA
- a CDS encoding LytTR family DNA-binding domain-containing protein gives MAIKVMIVDDEPLARDEMSRFVSANAAFQVAETASTGEEALKKLKAQPDIDVVFLDIEMPGISGLEVAAKLADWPSPPLVVFATAYHQYAIEAFEAKAIDYILKPYDPARLRKTFEHAEELVQMKGAAKERLMALEEHLAKKGMLKKWMGHARNAKDRVVINPEEVYYFYAKYTEVIAVLQGKELIVNSTLKDLLENLDASRFAQTHKAYIVNLDKVEKVSPMFSGNFEILLKPPLASKIPLSRRYARQLKASLGSW, from the coding sequence ATGGCCATCAAAGTCATGATCGTCGATGACGAACCTTTGGCGCGGGACGAGATGTCGCGCTTCGTCAGTGCCAACGCGGCGTTCCAGGTCGCGGAAACCGCCTCGACCGGCGAAGAAGCCCTGAAAAAGCTGAAAGCCCAGCCGGATATCGACGTGGTTTTTCTCGACATCGAAATGCCGGGCATCTCCGGGCTCGAAGTCGCGGCAAAGCTGGCGGACTGGCCTTCGCCGCCGCTGGTCGTTTTTGCCACGGCTTATCATCAATACGCGATCGAGGCCTTTGAGGCCAAGGCCATCGATTACATTCTCAAGCCTTATGATCCGGCGCGCCTCCGGAAAACGTTCGAACACGCCGAGGAACTGGTGCAGATGAAAGGTGCGGCCAAGGAACGGCTCATGGCCCTCGAAGAACATCTGGCAAAAAAAGGAATGCTCAAAAAATGGATGGGGCATGCCCGGAATGCGAAGGACCGCGTCGTGATCAATCCCGAGGAAGTTTATTATTTCTACGCCAAATACACCGAAGTCATCGCGGTGCTCCAGGGCAAAGAACTGATCGTCAATTCCACGCTCAAAGACCTGCTGGAGAATCTGGATGCTTCGCGATTCGCGCAGACCCACAAGGCGTATATCGTCAATCTCGACAAAGTCGAAAAAGTTTCTCCGATGTTCAGCGGGAATTTCGAGATTCTCCTGAAGCCTCCCCTGGCTTCCAAAATACCGCTTTCACGGCGTTATGCGCGCCAGCTGAAAGCCTCTTTGGGCAGCTGGTAA
- a CDS encoding DsbA family protein yields MNARYMLTGFFLTVFLVSGVLVVRRNFVHLGELPQAYASEPKVKGPADAPIEIQEYSDFQCPACQRAQPVLKALLEKYPGKIRVVFHHFPLAGHQWSSIAHQAAECAAVQGKFWEYHDLLFQEQAVWSGPQNPTQLFLKDAQILSLDVDAFATCLADTGIQEKIKQERQGGDRLQVRSTPTFFINKERAVGHLELKTKAEEIIHRTLKLPAEKAQEPEAAPASAPEAAPASAPEAAPASVPVAMPTPTPSTPAPAAS; encoded by the coding sequence ATGAATGCTCGATACATGCTGACCGGATTTTTTCTCACCGTGTTTCTGGTCTCCGGGGTCCTGGTCGTCCGGCGTAATTTCGTGCATCTGGGAGAATTGCCGCAGGCGTATGCTTCCGAGCCGAAAGTCAAAGGCCCTGCCGACGCCCCCATCGAGATCCAGGAGTACAGCGATTTCCAATGTCCCGCGTGCCAGCGCGCGCAGCCGGTACTGAAGGCGCTTCTCGAAAAGTATCCGGGCAAAATCCGCGTGGTCTTCCATCATTTCCCGCTCGCCGGGCACCAGTGGTCTTCCATCGCGCATCAGGCGGCCGAGTGCGCGGCCGTGCAGGGAAAATTCTGGGAATACCACGACCTTCTGTTCCAGGAACAGGCGGTCTGGTCCGGCCCTCAAAATCCGACCCAGCTTTTTCTTAAGGACGCGCAGATCCTTTCCCTCGATGTGGATGCTTTCGCCACGTGCCTGGCCGATACCGGCATTCAGGAAAAGATCAAGCAGGAGCGCCAGGGAGGAGACAGGCTGCAGGTGCGTTCCACGCCCACGTTTTTTATCAACAAAGAACGGGCTGTCGGGCATCTGGAATTGAAAACCAAAGCGGAAGAAATTATTCACAGGACGCTGAAGCTTCCCGCCGAAAAAGCGCAGGAGCCGGAGGCCGCGCCGGCATCGGCACCCGAGGCCGCGCCGGCATCGGCACCCGAGGCTGCGCCAGCATCGGTCCCCGTGGCAATGCCCACGCCCACGCCTTCAACCCCCGCACCCGCGGCAAGCTGA
- a CDS encoding chemotaxis protein CheB: protein MSQAGVIEEEASKIPFSIVGIGASAGGLEAATALLQSLPANTGMAFVLVQHLSPTHKSMLSDILSKKSAMPVMEAVNGMEVAPNSVYVIPPNVCMSILNGFLHLQQRKSELHEQNLPIDFFLCSLAEYQKDKAMAIILSGTASDGSLGIKVIKGYGGIVFAQDETAKFDQMPQNAIATGAVDFVLSPERMAQELINISRHPYSNTGAKTDELIPEAESLRQIFMLLRKASGVDFTNYKVTTLKRRILRRMMLNRIDSLKSYISYLVDHPKEIQTLSQEVFITVTRFFRDPETFEALGRDVFSSLIKTRSPNEPIRLWTTGCSTGEEAYSLAINLLEFLEKEDKASTPVQIFATDIMAPSIEHARLGIYPENIVNDVSPERLKRFFRKIDKGYQVNKSLREICVFAKHNITADPPFSKIDLISCRNLLIYLDGTVQKRIMPILHYALNPGGFLLLGQSENIVAFPELFSVVNKKAKIYSKKSFLRTPSLMLPARASSQEVPAAASPAVPSGAPSIADIQKEADRVVLKMVHHCGVVINEAMEVVQFRGDTSRYLKHLPGTASLNLFKMLQEGLSAEIRNAIQKATETNASCKTQNIRMSSHSEGSLDVSIKVSPFKVPLKNQRFFLIVFEQPGSAALPKSETQSGPETASPVSDKELAKELESTRLHLQGLLDDKEAAYDELQAANEEVLSTNEELQSLNEEFQSANEELESAKEELQATNEEITTLNDELQSRNLQLTELNDDHINLMNSISLPLVMVGRDLRIRRFTPAAEKVLRLIRNDIGRPLSDIRSDMDLQDLEAMLLEVMRADTVKELELRSQKAQWYKIQIRAYKTSDQKIDGAIVTFTDITRLKTYAYYRETIFQTVRHPLLILNAVLRVKSANKAFYETFQVKPEDTLNCLLFSLGNGQWNIPTLRKFFEELLPKRKVISNYEVQHNFPRIGRRTMLLNACQIEADDNGEDSILLSIDDITESKAQGNLTSGI, encoded by the coding sequence ATGAGTCAAGCAGGCGTCATCGAGGAAGAGGCTTCGAAAATTCCTTTTTCCATCGTCGGCATCGGCGCTTCGGCCGGGGGGCTCGAGGCGGCCACCGCGCTTTTGCAGAGTCTGCCCGCGAATACGGGAATGGCCTTTGTTTTGGTCCAGCACTTGTCTCCCACGCATAAAAGCATGTTGAGCGACATCCTTTCCAAAAAAAGTGCCATGCCCGTCATGGAAGCCGTCAACGGAATGGAGGTCGCTCCAAACAGCGTCTATGTGATTCCTCCAAACGTGTGCATGAGCATCCTAAACGGATTCCTCCACCTTCAGCAGAGGAAATCTGAATTGCATGAACAAAACCTGCCGATCGATTTTTTTCTCTGTTCTCTCGCCGAATACCAAAAGGACAAGGCCATGGCCATTATTCTTTCGGGAACGGCCTCCGACGGCTCGCTCGGGATCAAGGTGATCAAAGGCTATGGGGGGATCGTTTTCGCGCAAGACGAAACTGCGAAATTCGATCAGATGCCCCAAAATGCCATTGCCACGGGCGCCGTGGACTTCGTTTTATCGCCGGAGAGGATGGCCCAGGAACTTATCAACATAAGCCGCCATCCTTACAGCAATACCGGAGCGAAAACGGATGAACTCATTCCCGAGGCGGAAAGTCTCCGGCAAATTTTCATGCTGCTTCGCAAGGCTTCTGGAGTTGATTTTACGAATTACAAAGTCACCACCCTCAAGCGCCGCATTCTCCGGCGCATGATGCTGAACCGGATCGATAGTTTAAAAAGTTATATCAGCTATCTCGTGGACCACCCGAAAGAAATCCAGACGCTGTCGCAAGAAGTTTTCATCACCGTCACCCGGTTTTTCAGGGACCCCGAAACCTTTGAAGCGCTGGGGCGCGATGTGTTCTCCTCTTTAATTAAAACGCGGTCTCCCAACGAGCCCATCCGCCTATGGACGACGGGATGTTCCACGGGCGAGGAAGCCTATTCTCTTGCGATCAATCTGCTTGAGTTTTTGGAAAAAGAAGACAAAGCAAGCACCCCGGTTCAAATTTTTGCCACGGACATTATGGCCCCTTCCATCGAGCATGCACGCCTTGGGATTTATCCGGAAAACATTGTTAACGATGTCTCGCCCGAAAGGCTTAAAAGGTTTTTCAGGAAAATTGATAAGGGCTATCAAGTCAACAAATCGCTCCGTGAAATTTGCGTTTTCGCCAAACATAACATCACCGCCGATCCGCCTTTTTCAAAAATCGACCTCATCAGCTGCCGGAATCTTTTGATTTATTTAGACGGGACCGTGCAAAAGAGGATCATGCCGATCCTTCATTATGCCTTGAATCCTGGCGGGTTTCTTTTGTTGGGGCAGTCGGAAAACATCGTCGCTTTCCCGGAGCTCTTCAGCGTCGTCAACAAGAAGGCCAAGATTTATTCAAAAAAATCGTTTCTGAGAACCCCCTCGCTGATGCTTCCGGCACGAGCCTCGTCGCAGGAAGTTCCCGCCGCCGCGAGCCCCGCTGTCCCGAGCGGCGCCCCGAGCATCGCGGACATCCAAAAAGAGGCTGATCGCGTGGTGCTTAAAATGGTTCACCATTGCGGCGTGGTCATCAATGAAGCCATGGAAGTCGTCCAGTTTCGCGGGGACACGAGCCGCTATCTCAAGCATTTACCGGGGACGGCAAGCCTCAATCTCTTCAAGATGCTCCAGGAAGGGCTTTCCGCCGAGATCCGCAATGCGATCCAGAAAGCCACGGAGACAAACGCTTCCTGTAAAACTCAAAACATACGAATGTCTTCCCACAGCGAAGGCTCTCTCGATGTCTCAATTAAGGTAAGCCCCTTCAAAGTCCCGCTAAAAAACCAGCGCTTCTTTTTAATTGTTTTTGAACAACCGGGTTCAGCGGCGCTCCCTAAGTCCGAAACCCAGAGCGGACCGGAAACCGCCTCTCCCGTTTCCGATAAAGAATTGGCAAAAGAACTCGAATCGACGAGGCTCCATTTGCAGGGCCTCCTTGATGATAAAGAAGCCGCGTACGACGAATTGCAGGCGGCCAACGAAGAAGTTTTATCGACCAACGAAGAATTGCAGAGCCTGAATGAGGAATTCCAAAGCGCCAATGAGGAGCTGGAGTCCGCCAAGGAAGAACTTCAGGCGACCAACGAGGAGATCACGACGCTCAATGACGAGCTCCAGAGCCGCAACCTCCAGCTCACGGAACTGAATGACGACCATATCAACCTCATGAACAGCATCAGCCTGCCTCTCGTTATGGTGGGACGCGATCTGAGGATTCGCCGGTTTACTCCCGCCGCGGAAAAGGTTTTAAGGCTTATCCGCAACGATATCGGACGGCCCCTAAGCGACATCAGGTCGGACATGGATCTGCAGGACCTGGAGGCCATGCTGCTGGAAGTGATGAGAGCCGATACTGTCAAAGAGCTGGAGCTCCGCAGCCAGAAAGCCCAGTGGTATAAAATTCAGATCCGCGCCTACAAGACGAGCGACCAGAAAATCGACGGGGCCATTGTTACGTTTACCGATATTACCAGACTCAAGACGTATGCCTATTACCGCGAGACCATTTTCCAAACCGTTCGCCATCCCTTGCTTATTCTCAACGCTGTCTTAAGAGTCAAAAGCGCGAATAAAGCCTTTTATGAAACCTTTCAGGTCAAGCCGGAAGACACGCTTAATTGTCTCCTTTTCAGTTTGGGAAACGGCCAATGGAACATTCCCACGCTGCGCAAATTTTTTGAAGAGCTCCTGCCCAAGAGAAAGGTCATCTCCAATTACGAGGTCCAGCACAATTTCCCGCGCATTGGACGAAGGACCATGCTTCTCAATGCCTGTCAGATTGAAGCCGATGACAACGGGGAGGATTCCATCCTTCTTTCGATCGATGACATTACCGAAAGCAAAGCGCAGGGTAATCTGACCTCAGGGATTTAA